The following coding sequences are from one Musa acuminata AAA Group cultivar baxijiao chromosome BXJ1-6, Cavendish_Baxijiao_AAA, whole genome shotgun sequence window:
- the LOC135676112 gene encoding RHOMBOID-like protein 12, mitochondrial produces MRRNHSLLLHLFWKEGRNPISSSHGRFLLSSAPESHGASSLSGRLPRPWRSEANPLPSGLATRHLFSRPSQAATRAHFCAVPAVGLKGLVLDGVRALKISFQRRSGFDPKRLISSHGFPLWRKLMPLANGDGVVFGLIGANVAVFLLWRIADPAFMRKHFMISLDNFKSGRLHTLITSAFSHSNTSHLVTNMIGLYFFGSSIGNLFGPDFLLKLYLAGALGGSIFYLVHKAFMVPSSKGYRGWDESRIPALGASAAVNAIILLNVFLFPKNIYYINFIIPVPAVLMGAFLIGTDLWRIKQGEGHISGSAHLGGAVVAALVWAGIKKRWI; encoded by the exons ATGCGGAGGAATCACTCGCTTCTCCTCCATCTATtctggaaggaaggaaggaatccCATTTCCTCTTCCCATGGCCGCTTCCTTCTCTCCTCGGCGCCCGAATCCCACGGCGCTTCTTCTCTCTCTGGCCGCCTCCCCCGTCCGTGGCGATCGGAAGCCAACCCTCTCCCCTCCGGCCTCGCCACCCGTCATCTCTTCTCCCGGCCATCGCAGGCGGCGACGAGAGCCCATTTCTGCGCCGTGCCTGCGGTCGGCCTCAAGGGTCTCGTCCTTGACGGGGTCCGCGCTCTCAAGATCTCTTTCCAGCGGCGGTCCGGGTTTGATCCCAAACGACTCATCTCTTCGCATGGATTCCCTCTCTG GAGAAAATTGATGCCGTTAGCAAATGGAGACGGAGTGGTCTTTGGTTTGATTGGAGCTAATGTTGCTGTTTTCTTATTATGGCGGATTGCTGATCCTGCATTCATGAGGAAACACTTTATG ATTTCACTTGACAATTTTAAAAGTGGCCGCTTGCACACTTTGATTACGAGCGCATTTAGTCATTCTAATACCAGCCATCTTGTGACAAATATGATCGGCCTTTACTTCTTCGGATCAAGT ATTGGCAACCTATTTGGTCCTGATTTTTTGCTGAAATTGTACTTAGCTGGTGCATTAGGTGGATCAATTTTCTACTTGGTGCACAAGGCATTTATGGTTCCGTCTTCAAAG GGTTATCGAGGATGGGATGAATCAAGAATTCCTGCACTG GGTGCAAGTGCTGCCGTAAATGCCATAATTCTTCTTAATGTGTTTCTTTTCCCAAAAAATATATACTATATCAACTTCATTATACCTGTGCCTGCAGTATTAATG GGAGCATTCTTGATTGGAACTGATTTGTGGAGGATTAAGCAG GGCGAGGGACACATTTCAGGTTCAGCACATTTAGGTGGGGCCGTAGTCGCTGCCCTGGTGTGGGCCGGAATCAAGAAGCGCTGGATCTGA